The DNA region CCATGCTTTTTTGGAAGACTCGGTCAACAAATTTTCTTTTTTAAATCCACTTTCATAAGCAAATTGTTCCGCTCCTTTTCCCGCTAACATTACATGAGGTGTGTCTTCCATCACTTTTCTTGCTACTGAAATTGCATGTGTAACATTTTGCATATAAACCACAGCACCACAATCTCCTTTTGAATCCATAATACAAGCATCTAAGGTAACGTTTCCATCTCTATCTGGTGAGGCTCCATTACCGACAGTAGTATTTTTTAAATCGGCTTCTTCTACCATACAGCCTTGTTCAATGGCATCTAGAGCAGATTTTCCATTTTGTAAGGCTTCCCAAGCTTTAGTTGTTGCATTATGGAAATTCCAGGTGCAAATTACCAATGGCAACGATGCTTTTACATTTGGTGCTACTATTTTATCTTCTTTTTTCTTGTCGGATGTTTTATCGGCACAATTGGTTAATGAAGTTCCTATGGCTAATCCAACGCCACTTAAGGACGCATTTTTTATAAAATTTCTACGTTTCATTTTGTGATATTTTAGGTTATAGCAACTTTTTTTCTATTGTTTTTAATACCATAATAAAGGATATATGCATAGCAAAGGATTACAAAAATCAATGCCATTTTAAAGCCAATATTGTCAGTTAATAGACCAAATAAAGGTGGAATTATAGCACCACCTACAATAGCGGTACATAATAATCCTGATGCTTTGGGTTTCAATTCACCCAGACCATCAATGGCCAAGGTAAATATAGTAGGGAACATAATAGAGTTAAATAATCCTACTGCTAAAATGGTCCACATAGATATTAGGCCTGTAGTGCTTATCGAAATAACAATTAAAGTAACTGCTAATGTAGCAAATATGCCCAAGACTTTGCCGGGTTTCATTATTTTGGTTAAATAAGACCCTACAAAACGACCCACCATGGCACCGGTCCAGTAAAAGAGAACAAAAATACCCAACAGGGCTTTGTCATCGGCACCAACCAATGATTTTTGAAATACATTGGCTATAAAATTTGCCGTATTCATCATTACGGGGTTGTCCCTTACCAAAGGCACCAAGTTCATGTCTAAAAAATAGTTTACCAAATAGCTACCTATGGCAACTTCGGCACCCACATAAAAAAAGATACCCAACACCCCAAGCATTAAGTTTTTCTGCTTAAAAGCTTGGGCATACGTACCGGTAGATTCCTCACTTATTAGTTTGGGCAGTTTTGCAAAAAAGAAAACAACGGCAATTAAACCAATAAAAACCGCTAAGCCTATAAAAGGCATTTGCACGGCAGCGGCCTCTGCGGCCAAATACCCTTCTTTTGCTTCCCCAACTAGAGCATCGATTTCTTCGGGTGTTTTTATCTTATCGCTTAAAATAAATAAAGCACCAATAATAGGAGCAATGGCTGTACCTACTGAGTTAAATGCTTGTGACAAATTCAATCGGCTTGAGGCACCTTCTTCACTGCCCAAAGCAGCCACAAAAGGATTCGCGGCCACTTGTAAAATGGTCATGCCTCCGGCCAAGATAAAATACGCCAACATAAAAATACCGAAAACACGGTAAGATGCCGCAGGATAAAACAGTAAACAGCCCAAGGCCATGGTCAATAACCCCAGGATAATACCGCGTTTATACCCAATTTTAGAGAGTATAAAACTTGCTGGAATTGATAGTAAAAAATAAGCTCCAAAAAAGGCAAATTGAACCATACCTGCTTGAAAGTACGAAAGTGTAAACAGCTCGCGTAATCTTGGAATTAATGAATCGACCAATACGGTTATAAAACCCCAAAGGAAAAATAATACAGTTAATAAAATAAAGGAACTACGATACGATTTGGCTTGATTCATTATTTTTAGATTTATCTGGGTTGAATAAAATTCTTAGTTTAGTAGTAATTTAAAATAAGATCAGCAAGATACTAAAAACGGTTTTAATTTTTATTGTTTTTAGATTAACGCCAATAAACCAATCATAAAAAGTGTATAAGAATAATTAAACATGATTATAGAAATTTGTGCAAATGGTTACCAATCAGCAATAAATGCTCAAGAAGCTGGTGCAGATCGAATTGAATTATGTTCTGAATTGTCCTTGGGAGGAATTACACCATCTTACGGTTTGATAAAAAAAATAAAAAAAGATTTAGAAATTCCTGTCCATGTATTAATCCGACCAAGAAGTGGAAACTTTACCTATTCAGATACTGAATTTGAAATTATGAAACAAGATATAGAATTGTGTAAAGAGTTGGGTTGTGAAGGAGTGGTTTCGGGTGTTTTAAATTTTGACAATACTATTGACTCTGAAAGAACAAAGCAATTGGTTGAAATTTCGAAACCAATGAATTTTACGTTTCACAGGGCTTTTGATTGGATTGAAAATCCATTTGAAGGATTAGAGCAATTGATTGCCACTGGAGTTGATCGTATTTTAACTTCTGGCCAAGAATCTCAAGCTATAAAGGGACTAAATTTATTAAAAGAGTTAAGGGGTAGAGCTAATAATAAAATTGAAATTATGCCAGGGGGAGGTGTTACTATTGATAATATCTTGGAGTTTAAAAATGCAGGTTTTATACAGATTCATTTTTCAGCAACAACCTTACATAAATCTCCAAATAAAGTAAAAGTTTCAATGAACAGTCAACGCTTTTTTGATGAAACGACAATTGCCATTTCTGATTTAGAAAAGATAAGTAAAATGATAGAAATTGTAGAAAATAATGTCAATTCTACTGAAGAATAAGAAGATTGTCTAAAATTGTTATATTTGTATAACAAACCCACTAATTAATAGTTGATTGTTTAATAGTTAAATAGTATTCTTTATGGCAAAATTTGGTGAGTTAATCAGTTCAAGCATTCCTACTTTGATTGATTTCTATGCAGATTGGAATGAAAACAATAATACTTTTCATAAAGTTTTACGTGATGTTGCTGCAGCATTGGGTGATAAAGCTAAGGTAATTAAAATTGACATTGACAAGAACGAAACCTTGGCAAATGCACTACGCATCAAAGGCAATCCTACTTTTATTATCTACAAAAATGGCGAAATGAAATGGCGTCAATCTGGTGAACAAGATGCCAATACTTTGATTAGTTTGGTAGAGCAGTATGTTTAGCCTCCCCTAGCCCCTCCTAGGGAAGGGAATACAATTGCTATGCAATAGAATGAATAGCTATTTTATTTCTTTAAATTCGTAGCCTTTACCGCTAAAGTAATCCAATACTTTTGGTAAAACCACTTTCAAATTTTTAAAAGCTTTTACACTATCGTGAAAAACAATAATATCTCCGCTTTTGGCATTTTTGATTACATTGTTTAGGCAAATTTCTGGAGTTATGGTGGTGTCAAAATCCCAACTTAAAATGGACCACATAATTATTTTGTAATTATTTTTAATGAGTAATTTGGTTTGTGATTTTTTAATTTTTCCATATGGAGGACGAAATAATGATTCTGAGTTGTCGGAAGTTGGGTATTTTTCAATTATTTTTTTGGTTTTTACAACTGACTTTAAGTAGTCCTCATTAACTGTTTTCCAGCCCTTTTCGTGATTAAAAGTGTGGTTGCCGATTGAATGCCCTTGATTAATTATTTTGTTAAAGGTTGAGGGTTCTTTTTCTATGTTTTCACCTATACAGAAAAAGGTAGCTTTGGCATTATATTCATGCAAAGTGTTCAACACCCAATTCGTTATTTCTGGCGTTGGACCATCATCAAAGGTGAGATAAATTTCTTTTTTTTTAGCAGGTAAACTCCAAACCTGATTCGGGTAAAAAGCTCTAATCCATTTTGGTGTTTTTGTGAAGTAAGAATTCATTACTCAATAACTCCTTCCAAAGACCTAATAGACTCTATGTATCCTTTTTTAAGTTCATCTGCAAATTCCTTATCGTGTTCATCAGCCGTTGCAACCACGTTATTATACATCATTAATGTGCCTTCAATATCATCGTAATGTTGTGAAACACCATAATTGTCCAATCCACTATAAAATTCTATTCTATCTTGAAAAATATCAACTAAAGTATTGGCAACATTTCTGGCTTTTTCTTTTTTGCCAATTTGGTAATAAGCATCTGGAAAACCTAGTACGAGACCAAAATGCCCATAGCGTCTAACAGGCATTTTTTCAATAGATAAATCTAATATCTCTTCAGCTTTATCATTTTTACCTTCTTTAATTAAAGCTTCTGCCAAACGGATTAAACTATTTCTAAAACTAATACCGTTTTTACGGGTTTCCACATCCACATAAATATCGCCATTGCTGTTTTTCCAATCCCACTTTTTTACGTTGTTGTACATGGTCTCTGTGTCTATCCTGCCGAGGTCCAATACACTTTTTGGTCTTCCATTTGGACTTTTGCTTGACGTATAGATGGGTACAAATTTATACGCCAAACCATCCAATTGCAAATAGTCTTTTAGCCAAATATATTCATCTTCAGCATAAGCACCTCCTGTAAAATAAATTGGTCGTGTCCAATCGTTATGTGCCAAAATATCCAACATTAAAATACGGTGTTTTTGTATGCCAACCCTATCTATTTCAATATCTATATAAGGTACAATTTTAGCCGAATCTTTTAATGGTACTATATTGTTTTTTAGTACGGCTTCTTTATCAATAGGGATTCTTAGCCGGTTTGTTGGGTAATATTTTTCGGGGAAACCATCCTCATCAACATCGTAAAAAGTTCGTTTGTCATCGCTTGCTATCCAATTCATGAAGGCTTTTATGTCCATCACGGTATCTTTAAACGCTGGGTTTTCAATATGGTAAGCAACATCTAAAGAGCCAGTTTTGTAATCATCGTGCACCAATTGCCCAGGTATAGGGTCAGCCAAATAGGTTTTTCTTTGTTGTTGATCTATATACCAATCGGTAGCAAACAAACTGGTATTTACCAACTTAAGGTCGGTTCTATAGTCTTCAACTTCTTGCATATACCATAGGGGGAACGTGTCATTATCACCAATGGTAAACATAATGGCGTTTTCCTGTGCGGAGTCTAAATAAGCTTTGGCATTGTTTCGGGTAGCATATTTACCTGAACGATCATGGTCGTCCCAGTTTTCTGAAGCCATTAATGTAGGTACGGCCAATAAACAAACCGCTGTTGTGGCCAATGCCAATATTTTGGGATTGATTTTATCCTTAAATTGTTGGTAGAGGGCAAGTACGCCAAAACCTATCCACATAGCAAATACATAGAAAGAGCCTACAACGGCATAATCACGTTCACGCGGTTCAAAGGGTTTTGGGTTGGTGTAAAATATAATGGCCAAACCTGTAAAAGCGAAAAAGAGGAAAAGGACATAGAAATTCTTTTTATCGAATTTGATATGGAACAGCAAACCAATCAAACCCAAGATCAAGGGTAAAAAATAGTAAGTGTTCCGGCCTTTGTTGTCAAGCACCTCTTGTGGTAAATTGTCTTGAGAGCCCAATCGCATTTCATCGATAAATTTAATTCCGCTGAGCCAATTGCCATGATTATCTAAATTGCCCTGTATGTCGTCCTGCCTTCCCGCAAAATTCCACATAAAATAGCGTCCGTACATATACCCAAACTGGAAATCGATCATAAACTTTAGGTTTTCGCCAAAAGTTGGCCGGCGATTGCTTTTTGGCGGAATGCCCGCAATGGCTTTGTAGTTGGCCACAACGCTTGGATTGGGATCAACCATTCTAGGGATAAAGCCTTTATGCTTGTCGGTATAATTTGGCCTTGCGTTTTTGTAACGGTTTACGATAACATATTTGCCGGCCTCTTCGTCTTTTTCGTATTTGGGCTTATCGTCACGCCAAGGGTCGTTAGGATCTTGTTGTCGTGTTTCGGAATAATAAGAATCGTAAAAAACACTGGCATCACCGTACTGTTCACGATTGTAATATGCCAAAAGTTCACGTGCACTAGATGGGTTGTTTTCATTAATAGTAGTATTGGCATTAGCACGAATAGGTAACATTATCCATGAAGAAAAACCAATCATAACAAATAACAAGCAAAGAATAACTAAGTTTGTATGGATTAAATTCTTTTTACGAGTTTGACGTATTGCAAAATAAAAGGTAGCTATTAAAACTAACCCAGCAATTATACTACCCGAATTAAAAGGCATTCCCATACTATTTACAAAAAACAGTTCTGAAGCACTAAAAAATGCTAGCGTGTATGGAAATAAAAACTTAAAAACAAAGGCCAATACCAATACTGCAACTATATTAGCGATGATAAATTTTATGGACGTAATATCTTTAAACCGTTTATAAAAATAGATAAATACAATGGAAGGAATAATCAATAAAGACAATATGTGAACCCCAAAAGACAATCCTACTACAAATGCTATTATCAACAGCCATTTATGCCCTCTGGGTTTGTCCATTTCGGTTTCCCAACGTAGGCCTAGCCAAAACAGCAGAGCCATTAAAAAAGAAGACATAGCATACACTTCTGCCTCAACCGCACTAAACCAAAAACTATCTGAAAATGTGTAGGTTAAAGCACCTACCAAACCACTACCTAAAATAGCTATAGCATTACTTTGATTAATATCTTCACTATTTTTTTTAATTATTTTTTTTGCCAAAATGGCAATGGACCAAAATAAAAAGAGAATGGTGAATGCACTAGATAATGCCGACATAAAATTCGTCATCATCGCAATATTTTCAGGGTCTGCGGTAAACATTGCAAAAAATGCACCCAGCATCTGAAAAAGTGGTGCCCCAGGCGGATGGCCTACTTGTAATTTTACTGAGGTAGCAATGTATTCCCCAACATCCCAATAACTAACAGTGGGTTCTAATGTAAGGGTATAGGTTAAAAGGGCAATGGCAAATACTGCCCATCCCAAAATGGTATTCCATTTTTTATAATTAAATTGATCCATTGCGTAGTTTAGTTACTTCGGGGCGAATTTACTAAATAAATATTGATTAACTTTTTAGATTAACGGTTGATGATTCAAAAATTTATTAAAAATCTGTTAAAGTTTGAATGAAATTTAATTCAAAAAATTTGTCATATTAAAAGTTTGGTTTAAATTTGCACCTGCTTTTAAAGAAGCTAAAAAAGTATTGGCCCATGGTGTAATTGGCAACACACCGGTTTTTGGTACCGACATTCAAGGTTCGAGTCCTTGTGGGCCAACAAAAGTTATAATTAAGCTGTCTTTTTCAGACAGCTTTTTTTGTGAGGTAAAATTAGGACCAGTTCCTAAGCGTTAGTATAGTAATAGTTAGTGGAGCCCTTGCAGGTTCAACATCTTTTTATTATTACTTTTAAAGGATGTTTCTTTTACTTCCTTTAAGATAATTAATTATTAATTAACTAGATGCCCTTCTGAATTGAAATAGAAAAGCAACAATTTATTTAGCCAAATGCTAAAATAAAAATGAATTTTAGTTTAAACCTTTATTTAAAAAAGTTTTTAGTTAATAGTAACAAGTAATAATAATTATCGTCTATCTTAGTATCAATTAAATAGAAATATTTTAAACTTTAATGAAGTTGTTGTTTGATTTTATTTTGGTTGGAGGTATATTAATTACACTCTTCATACTTGTTCTTCTTATCAAAGTCAAGAAAAAAGTACTACCACAAAAACTATTGTTTTTGTTTTTTTCATTTCTTTTACTTGTTGCAATAAACGCTTATGCGGGCTTTCATAATATCCGAAGCCTATATTTAATAACAGTTTTGTTTGACGATATTGTTATTGTATTTGTAGGACCGTTACTATATGTCTATATTAAGTCTCTTTTAAATAACGATAAAAATTTTTTAAAAAACAGCCTAGCTCATTTTATTCCTGTCTTACTAAATTTTGTAATAATTACCTTTCCTTATTTCTTGAATAATTTTTATAAAGGAAACTCCAATTACGTAGATTTTTTAAATGAAAATATTAATCTTATAAGGATTTTTCATAACTCATATTTAATTTTTTATCTTCTGTTGTCTTTAAAGACTTTTGTAAAATATCAGAAAGTCATGAAAATTAATTTTTCCAATTTTACTGAAAGCGAATTTTTATGGATTAAAAAAATGCTAATCGGGTCACTGCTGGTAATTGGATTTGATTTTTTATTGATTTTGTTTGAAGTTGTTTTTCCTGAATATAAATTGTTAAATAAAATAGATTTAACGGTTGTTGCGATGATAATATTTATTATGTATCTGGGTTACTACGGAGTTAATCAATCCAAGGTTCTTTTACCGAGTTTTCTTTTGAAGGAAGATGGCGAGCCCATAGATATTATTAAAGAACAAAAAACAGCATCATCAATTAATTTTACCGAAGAGGAAATAGATCTATTAGAAAAAAACCTTCGAAATGTATTTAAGGATGAAAAACCTTATTTAGATGAAGACCTCACTTTAAATAAATTAGCAGGTCAAATTGGGACTACGGACAAAAAATTGTCCGCTTTTTTAAATCAACATTTACAAACTACTTTTTACAATCTTATAAATAAGGAACGTGTTGAATCTGTAAAAGAAAAATTAAACTCAGATGAGTTTGATAATTTGACTTTATTGGGCATTGCTTACGAAAGTGGTTTTAAATCGAAAACCAGTTTTAATAGAATCTTCAAAAAGGAAACAGGTTTGTCCCCTTCAGAATACAAAAAAACACACTAAAATTTTATAAAAAAGAACCACTGCTTCCATTGGGACGACTGACTTAAGCATATTTAGTTGATTTGCCATAAAAAATAACTAAATAATGAGAAAGCATAGTTTATTGGTTTTATTCTTTTTGGCA from Aureibaculum sp. 2308TA14-22 includes:
- a CDS encoding helix-turn-helix domain-containing protein, which produces MKINFSNFTESEFLWIKKMLIGSLLVIGFDFLLILFEVVFPEYKLLNKIDLTVVAMIIFIMYLGYYGVNQSKVLLPSFLLKEDGEPIDIIKEQKTASSINFTEEEIDLLEKNLRNVFKDEKPYLDEDLTLNKLAGQIGTTDKKLSAFLNQHLQTTFYNLINKERVESVKEKLNSDEFDNLTLLGIAYESGFKSKTSFNRIFKKETGLSPSEYKKTH
- a CDS encoding DUF2723 domain-containing protein, with amino-acid sequence MDQFNYKKWNTILGWAVFAIALLTYTLTLEPTVSYWDVGEYIATSVKLQVGHPPGAPLFQMLGAFFAMFTADPENIAMMTNFMSALSSAFTILFLFWSIAILAKKIIKKNSEDINQSNAIAILGSGLVGALTYTFSDSFWFSAVEAEVYAMSSFLMALLFWLGLRWETEMDKPRGHKWLLIIAFVVGLSFGVHILSLLIIPSIVFIYFYKRFKDITSIKFIIANIVAVLVLAFVFKFLFPYTLAFFSASELFFVNSMGMPFNSGSIIAGLVLIATFYFAIRQTRKKNLIHTNLVILCLLFVMIGFSSWIMLPIRANANTTINENNPSSARELLAYYNREQYGDASVFYDSYYSETRQQDPNDPWRDDKPKYEKDEEAGKYVIVNRYKNARPNYTDKHKGFIPRMVDPNPSVVANYKAIAGIPPKSNRRPTFGENLKFMIDFQFGYMYGRYFMWNFAGRQDDIQGNLDNHGNWLSGIKFIDEMRLGSQDNLPQEVLDNKGRNTYYFLPLILGLIGLLFHIKFDKKNFYVLFLFFAFTGLAIIFYTNPKPFEPRERDYAVVGSFYVFAMWIGFGVLALYQQFKDKINPKILALATTAVCLLAVPTLMASENWDDHDRSGKYATRNNAKAYLDSAQENAIMFTIGDNDTFPLWYMQEVEDYRTDLKLVNTSLFATDWYIDQQQRKTYLADPIPGQLVHDDYKTGSLDVAYHIENPAFKDTVMDIKAFMNWIASDDKRTFYDVDEDGFPEKYYPTNRLRIPIDKEAVLKNNIVPLKDSAKIVPYIDIEIDRVGIQKHRILMLDILAHNDWTRPIYFTGGAYAEDEYIWLKDYLQLDGLAYKFVPIYTSSKSPNGRPKSVLDLGRIDTETMYNNVKKWDWKNSNGDIYVDVETRKNGISFRNSLIRLAEALIKEGKNDKAEEILDLSIEKMPVRRYGHFGLVLGFPDAYYQIGKKEKARNVANTLVDIFQDRIEFYSGLDNYGVSQHYDDIEGTLMMYNNVVATADEHDKEFADELKKGYIESIRSLEGVIE
- a CDS encoding thioredoxin family protein, which translates into the protein MAKFGELISSSIPTLIDFYADWNENNNTFHKVLRDVAAALGDKAKVIKIDIDKNETLANALRIKGNPTFIIYKNGEMKWRQSGEQDANTLISLVEQYV
- a CDS encoding polysaccharide deacetylase family protein, whose protein sequence is MNSYFTKTPKWIRAFYPNQVWSLPAKKKEIYLTFDDGPTPEITNWVLNTLHEYNAKATFFCIGENIEKEPSTFNKIINQGHSIGNHTFNHEKGWKTVNEDYLKSVVKTKKIIEKYPTSDNSESLFRPPYGKIKKSQTKLLIKNNYKIIMWSILSWDFDTTITPEICLNNVIKNAKSGDIIVFHDSVKAFKNLKVVLPKVLDYFSGKGYEFKEIK
- a CDS encoding N(4)-(beta-N-acetylglucosaminyl)-L-asparaginase, translating into MKRRNFIKNASLSGVGLAIGTSLTNCADKTSDKKKEDKIVAPNVKASLPLVICTWNFHNATTKAWEALQNGKSALDAIEQGCMVEEADLKNTTVGNGASPDRDGNVTLDACIMDSKGDCGAVVYMQNVTHAISVARKVMEDTPHVMLAGKGAEQFAYESGFKKENLLTESSKKAWEEWKVNSEYKPIINIENHDTIGMLAVDENGDICGGCTTSGLAYKMAGRVGDSPIIGAGLFVDNEIGAAVATGLGEEVAKTVGSFLVVELMRQGKSPQEACEEAIRRIVSKPNSNYKDFQVAYIAVNKKGETGSYSIHKNFSMSKVQDGKIENIQADYFLKEE
- a CDS encoding sugar MFS transporter; its protein translation is MNQAKSYRSSFILLTVLFFLWGFITVLVDSLIPRLRELFTLSYFQAGMVQFAFFGAYFLLSIPASFILSKIGYKRGIILGLLTMALGCLLFYPAASYRVFGIFMLAYFILAGGMTILQVAANPFVAALGSEEGASSRLNLSQAFNSVGTAIAPIIGALFILSDKIKTPEEIDALVGEAKEGYLAAEAAAVQMPFIGLAVFIGLIAVVFFFAKLPKLISEESTGTYAQAFKQKNLMLGVLGIFFYVGAEVAIGSYLVNYFLDMNLVPLVRDNPVMMNTANFIANVFQKSLVGADDKALLGIFVLFYWTGAMVGRFVGSYLTKIMKPGKVLGIFATLAVTLIVISISTTGLISMWTILAVGLFNSIMFPTIFTLAIDGLGELKPKASGLLCTAIVGGAIIPPLFGLLTDNIGFKMALIFVILCYAYILYYGIKNNRKKVAIT
- a CDS encoding copper homeostasis protein CutC, with product MIIEICANGYQSAINAQEAGADRIELCSELSLGGITPSYGLIKKIKKDLEIPVHVLIRPRSGNFTYSDTEFEIMKQDIELCKELGCEGVVSGVLNFDNTIDSERTKQLVEISKPMNFTFHRAFDWIENPFEGLEQLIATGVDRILTSGQESQAIKGLNLLKELRGRANNKIEIMPGGGVTIDNILEFKNAGFIQIHFSATTLHKSPNKVKVSMNSQRFFDETTIAISDLEKISKMIEIVENNVNSTEE